In a genomic window of Pseudoalteromonas xiamenensis:
- a CDS encoding winged helix-turn-helix transcriptional regulator, whose product MTTPVPKKSVRGSNSGIAIMAVFDLLGRKWNMRIMWELRTQNLSFRAIQQTCDGMSPSVLNNRMKQLTEAKLVVSSSNGYELTQLGQSLMSTLDPLRHWSQEWEAELSTKSSE is encoded by the coding sequence ATGACAACGCCTGTACCTAAAAAATCTGTTCGAGGTTCAAATTCTGGCATCGCAATCATGGCCGTGTTCGACCTTCTTGGCCGAAAGTGGAATATGCGTATCATGTGGGAATTACGCACACAGAATTTGAGCTTTAGAGCCATTCAACAAACATGCGATGGAATGTCACCTTCAGTGTTAAACAACCGCATGAAACAATTAACGGAAGCAAAACTCGTTGTTTCCTCGTCAAATGGTTACGAGTTGACTCAACTCGGGCAATCGTTAATGAGCACGTTAGACCCACTTCGCCATTGGTCGCAAGAATGGGAAGCCGAGTTAAGTACGAAATCCAGTGAGTGA